The DNA sequence GCCCGCCGCGGCCCGGACGGACAAACCGCCGACAGCGCAGGAGACGCTGTATGAACGGCAACCTGCACCCGCCACCCGGCAGATAACCGTCGGGGTGCTCATTTTCCCCGGCTTCGAGATGCTGGATGCCTATGGCCCCATGGAGATGTGGGGCACCCTGAAGCACGCGCCGGCCAAGATATGGGGCGGCGAGGAGAAAAGGGTCGGTGTGCGGTTGGTCACCATCGCCGCCAAACGGGGCGAAATTCCCTCGAACCAAGGGCCGAAAACCATGGCCGATTTCAGCTACGACAATGCCCCGTCGCTGGATTTTCTGGTGGTGCCGGGTGGCTTGGGGGTATTCCCCCTGCTGAAGGACCCGGCAACGATGAATTGGCTACGGGCGCAGGCGGGGAAGGCCGGAATCGTCATGTCGGTCTGCAACGGCGCCTCTCTGCTGGCTGCTGCCGGCATTCTTGATGACCGGCCGGCAACGACCAACAAGATGGCCTTTCACCCTTCGACCGCGCCGGGACCCAAGGTGAAATGGGTCAAAAAAGCACGCTGGGTGGACGACGGCACGGTGGTCACTTCTTCCGGCGTCTCGGCAGGGATGGATATGAGCCTGGCGGTCATCTCGCGTCTGTACGGCAAGGATATTGGCGCTTGGCTTGAACGCGTCACCGAGTACGATGCCCACCGCGACCCGTCGTGGGACCCTTTTGCGGCAAAGGCCGGCCTGGTGGAGTAGCCGCCTGCCACGATACGGCTACGGGGGCTGTCCACCCATACGGCGGCGGCAGACCAGTGGCCCAGAAACAACGAGGCCGTTCCCGGAAGGAACGGCCTCGCCTGGTGCTGCCGATGAATGTTGTACCCTAGTTGCCGCTTGCCGTCTTGAAGGCGTCCATAACCTTCTGCATCGGAGCGGACGGCGCGCCGATGGTGATGAAGCCCAGCGGCCGTTCGATCTTCTTGGTGGCGACGATGGTCACCTGGGCCGGATCGACGAACCCCAGACCGAGGCCGCCAATGCCGCCGGCATCCACAGCCACCCTGTCGTTTACCTCTTTCACGAAACCTACCGCCTTGGCGCTGGCCGCATATTCCCCGTTAGCCATGACGACCTGCTTGATCAGCCCACGGGTGGCGCTGGCCTTGGCATCGGTATAAACGGTAATCGGCAGGTCCCTGCCCCCCACCGCCTTCCAGTTGACGATCTTGCCGGTGTGGATGTCCTTGATCTGCTCCCAGGTGAGGCTCTTCACCGGGTTGGAGGG is a window from the Oryzomonas sagensis genome containing:
- a CDS encoding DJ-1/PfpI family protein; the protein is MKQIRLRGIAIRLLIMSAFIATALPAAARTDKPPTAQETLYERQPAPATRQITVGVLIFPGFEMLDAYGPMEMWGTLKHAPAKIWGGEEKRVGVRLVTIAAKRGEIPSNQGPKTMADFSYDNAPSLDFLVVPGGLGVFPLLKDPATMNWLRAQAGKAGIVMSVCNGASLLAAAGILDDRPATTNKMAFHPSTAPGPKVKWVKKARWVDDGTVVTSSGVSAGMDMSLAVISRLYGKDIGAWLERVTEYDAHRDPSWDPFAAKAGLVE
- a CDS encoding substrate-binding domain-containing protein, which produces MKRMFGLQGSILAAAMTFCLAQGALAQEVRLNGAASVVTDLVAPHRAAVEKATGYKLVVDKSNAGKGLIDLIDGKCDAAMASASLDATVKAAKSAGLTKAVPDLKMHVIAKSEVVFVVHPSNPVKSLTWEQIKDIHTGKIVNWKAVGGRDLPITVYTDAKASATRGLIKQVVMANGEYAASAKAVGFVKEVNDRVAVDAGGIGGLGLGFVDPAQVTIVATKKIERPLGFITIGAPSAPMQKVMDAFKTASGN